Below is a genomic region from candidate division SR1 bacterium Aalborg_AAW-1.
TTTCTTCTTGTTGGACAAAAGGCATCTCTGCATCCATCATCCAGAACTCATTGAGATGTCTTCTCGTCTTACTCTTCTCAGCACGAAATACTGGTCCGAAATCGAAGACACGCCCTACTCCGTACATCGCCGCTTCGATATAAAGCTGTCCGGTTTGGCTGAGGTACATGGTCTCACCATTCACATGTTCGACTTCGTAGAGTTCTGTCGTCCCTTCTGCAGCATTGGGCGTGAAGATCGGAGCATCGATCTTGGTAAACCCGTTGTCTCTCATCCAATCATAGGTCGCATGGATGATGGTGTCGCGGACGCGTTGGATCGCTACTTGCGACTTGCTTCTCAGATACAGATGTCTGTTGTCAAACAAGAACTCTGGTCCGTGATCATCTTTCGTACCCAGAGGATAGTCTTTCGCTAATCAGAAAATATGGAAATTTCTGACTTGAAGTTCGTATTCATCTTTCTTAGGGTGTTTAGAGATGATTCCTGTGATGGAGAGCGATGATTCTTGTCCAAGACTAGCGAATTCATCGAAACTCTCACCGAGAAACTGTGGTTCTGCGACACATTGGATGTATCCTGATCCGTCACGAAGTTCGACGAAAGCGACTTTACCAGATGATCTGATGTTTTGTACCCAACCAGAGAGGGTGATTTCTGTATCGACGAGAGAGGAGGTGATGTGGGAGATAAGAGTTTTCATAAGTAGAGATTTTAAAGTATAAAGTAGAGATTTTATTTTTTTTGTTGAGTTTCTCATTCAATTATTTCTATTTTTGGTGGATTTTTAATATTGTTTCGCATTTCTTGTTCTCAAATATTTTTAATATTGTTGTTAATAAATTCTTTAATTTGTTCTTGTTTTATAGGTCAGTAGTGTTGTTTATATATGTTATTATTTATAATATTTTTTCGTAATCACTCTAAATATATTTTCATTTCTGATTGAAGATCATTATTTTTATTATTTATATAATAATTAAATATAAGTTTTGTTGATTTTATTATTTCTGATGGAAAATTTATACTTTTCTTTTCGTTGATTCGTTGGTTTATTAATTTTTCTCAAAATAACTTGTCTGGAAAAAATTGATATATTGCACAATAATTTGTATAACTTTCTTTTAAACATGCTAATAATATTTCATAATTTTCTTTTCTTTTTCTAACAAGATTTTCATCAAGCACTAATATATTAGGTTGTAAATTATCTCGATCTCATGGATTCTCTTTCAATCTATCAAATCGATAGTTGGTCATTGTTTCCATAATATGGTTATATATTCTAGTATCTTGAGATTCTATTTTTTTTTGAATATTACTCATTTCTAATAATTGAGTATCAATAATTTCTCATTGTTTTTTATTTAAATCGTGTAATTCTTTTATATTCTTTTCTAATTCTTTAACTTCTATTATTTTTTTCTCAATATTATTTTTAAAATAAATTCAAATTCAAGCTACTATAAGAGGTACTAAAACAGACATTACAGAAATTAAACCATTAGTCCAGGTTATTTGAGACGACAATCCTCAATTAGCTATTTGAATTATTTCCTTATATTCATTTCCTAACTCAGATTTTATTTCCATAACAATATTTCCTGTTCATAGTGTTTTTTCTATTTGAGAAATTCTATTATTTTGTCAGGAAAGTAGTTCTAAAATATATTGGTCTCAAGTCATTTGCATTTAAACTAACTAAAAACTCCCATCATAATACATACGATAGGAGTCAGGATATTGTAAGAACTACAAAACTCTCTACCGTGTCAGGCGATTATTATTTGTAGTATTGAGGACAAAATGTGAGTGTGAGTAGAGTATCATGGTGATGATTGTAGGAATATACTTTGATAAATCAATACTTATGCTTCATTTTTGTAAGACTCTTGTTGTTCAGTATTTACTTTTTTTGAATAGAATATATTGCCTTTTTCATCAACTTTCCAATCTAAATCTCTTGTAAAGTATGAAGATTTCATAACAGCAATTGCTAGATGTTCTTTCCAAGAACGAACTTTTTGATTGAGTGTTGTATCTTTTTCTGAATTCTTATGAGAAGAAAGTACTTCATTTGACATCAGTTACTATATTTAATAAATAAAATTTATTATATACTATTTTAGTAGTATAAGAATTATAATATAATTAATCAATTAAATAGTAAACCTTTTACATGCTTCTAACTCTCCTATTTTGACTTTGTTGATATGAGTAAAGGTTACGTTCGAGTCATGCTCGATAAATTGTAGTGCTTTTTTGATACAATAGTCGATTTGATAGGCTACAGAGATACAGACTCTATGATTATCGACTAATCCCATTCCCATATAAATATACTCTCCTAACTGAAATTGGTCACTGTGGATGAGTCTAAGTTCAGCTGCGATATCAGGTAGTTGGAGAAAAGTGTCCATCATTATGTAAACAGATATAAAGCTCCCTGTTTCTATACTCCAAAGATACTCTTTTACAAGAGCAGGATCGTTTTATTTTATTCCATCAACTCCGTGATAATACTATTGTAGACATCCATTCCTGTGTCAGTGAGTTTCAGAGAAACTCCATTACACTCACATAATCCTTGTTCTTCATACAATTCTATTTTTTCTTCTCGGTTATCAACCAAAAGTGTCGTCATAGGAGCAAGATGGTGTTCTGTAAAGGTTTGTAATATCTCAGTTTGTGATGATTGGAGAAGATAGGCTTGGTAAATTTCTTTTCTCGCTTGCTCATCGATGATGACTCCATCCATGGTTCTCATTCCCATGAGAAATTTTTCTTTCAAAAAATCTGTTTCTGACAGGAGTTCGGTTTTTTTCTCATCGATCCGTGTTCAGGCAGTGAATCTTTTGAGATCAGGAACGATAGAGATATGTCAGGAGTGAAGTGCTCAGTGTTGAGTAGTAAGTAGTAAGTCAGGAATAATTCTTGCTAAATTCTCTTGCTTCAAATGGCTTGTCGCACCAGTACCTAGTCCAAGTCGTTCATCCATAGCTCGATAGACACGATTGTGGATACTGTTGGCTCCTGATCTCGAGTAATTGGAAATCTCATATCTCTGATATCCAGCATCGAGGATGATGTTTTTGAGCAGTTCAAACTCAGCGTACACATCGTCATCGGTTCCGTATTTCTTCAGTCAGAATCCTGCTTTTTCATAATTATGATTCGCAATCTGTTGGTTAAACCATGCTGATCATTCAAACAATTCTAAGGTATAGAGTGAAAAACTATCAGCAAATTCACTTTCTACAAAATTCTGAAAAAAATCAAGTTTTGCCGGATCTCGAAGTTGAATATCACCCTTGCGTGTCGTGTTAAATTTACCAAAAGCGATAAAATCGAAATTGAAAATATTGTGATCCATCCTTACTTTCGTAAGCTTACGCAAAAAATCGACACATGCTTGGAAATTATACTGTCTCCCTGACTCTTCCAATACTTCATTGTCAAAGGATTGGATACCAATACTAAACCTAACTCTAGGGAAATTCTTGTAGTGCTTCGAAATAGTTTGGATAAGCTCTAACATATCATCGACAGGATCAGGATTGATTTCGATACTGAGTTCTTCGAGGTAGTCCAACTTCCATACTTGTCCGATATGGTCGATAAGTTTTATCATTTCCTGACTACCGATGATACTCGGTGTTCCACCTCAGAAATAGATCGTTTTGATCTCTTGGTCTCATAGCTTGGTTGCAAAATCATCGATCTGACGATGAAGTGCGTCCAGATAGCTGGTTATGAGCGGCGCAGGTTCTTGGTTAAGACTCGTCAAAGGTATGACATTGAAACTACAATATCAGCATTTGTGATAACAGAACGGGATATGGATATAGAGAGAAAGCATAGACAGTTAAGAATTAAGAGTGAAAAATTGCCAATAGTATAGGTATTTGGTGAGATGATGCAATAAAAAACCCCTTCTCTATGAAAGGGAAAGATGTTTTATATCTAACTAGATGTTATGGTAAGTTAATTTACTTTTATGTTCATTATTATACATCATAATGTAAGTTTCATACATAGCTCCAATGGTAGTTTATATAATATTATGCCGAATTCAATACGTTTTCTTTATTCTAACTTATCCTTTACAAATTACTCTCAGATTATTATAGTTCAGTCAGAATTTTATTTTTTGCAAACACGATGAAAAGAATCCTGCTCAAACTCTCTGGTGAAGCGATCAAGGCGCAATCTGCTACAAATTATGATCCTGATTTTATGGATATGCTTGCTCAAAAAATTATCGGTTTGACACAGCAGTGATTGCAAGTAGGTATTGTGGTCGGATGATGAAATCTCTACCGTGGAGTGCAGGGGACGAATATTGGGATTACTCGTGCGACTGGAGATAGTATGGGTATGGTCGGTACTATTATGAATGGTCTGGCTATTGCTGATTTTATCAATCAGAGATGAGGAAGGACAAGAGTACTGTCTGCTATTGAGATTCCGAGAGTATGTGATTTTTTTTCTCGTAGTGCAGCTCTTCACCATTTTAGGGAATGAAGAGTAGTTATCTGTGTAGCTGGTACTGGTAATCCATATTTTTCGACTGATAGTGGAGCAGTGCAGAGAGCACTCGAGATGGAGTGTGATATGGTGATCAAAGCGACGAAAGTAAATGGCATCTATGATAGTGATCCTGCTACTAATCCTGGAGCTAAAAAATATCCTCATATCTCTCACCAGAAAGTCATCGAGGACAATCTCCGTATTATGGATCTGACTGCCGTTGCTATGGCAAAGGATAACAATATGCCTATGTTTGTCTGTAAGATGGAAGATATTGATCGTCTGGCTGATGAAGATTTAAGTTTTGGGACGGTGGTGAAAAGTTAGTTATTTTTTCTTCCTAAAATAATACCATCATCCTATAATTAGGACGATATTCCCGATAAGCTGTGCATATACTAGTCAGGTGAGTCCAAACTTATGACCTAGGATAAAACTTGCAATCGTATTTGCTAACAGTCACAGTGCCAGAATCCATACTCTTTGTTTCACCAATCCACGTGAAGCGATATCTTGAAACAGGATACCAAAGAGAGGAATAGTAAAAAGAAAAGGAGCATAATGTTGAAATAAAGCTCAAGATTGGCGAAATTGTTCCCCAAAGAGAAGTACTGCAATAGGTTGGGCTAAGAAATATCACGCTATTCATCACACCACCCCAAAAATAACGATACCTATAAAAAGTAACTTAAAAAGATGATCTATTTTAGATTGATGTCACTTTTTGTATAATTCATTGAGAAGAGGAAAAAGATAATTAATGAGGGGATTTGTTACGATACCTACAATAGTATAGAATGAGAGATAGTATGACCAATATCAGGCTGCTTGTGCTCAGAGATAATAGAGTGCAAATTGTTGATTGATCTGACCAAAGAGTGTTCCTGTTCCAGCTCCAATCATGACCCAAATTCCATATTTTCGTTGTTTGTCGAACAGTTCTTTATCCCACAGTATTTTTCATTGTGTGAATAGTCATCCAAAAAGCTTATGTAACCCCAAAAATCATATCAGACATGCTACAATCACTCCTCATATCCATAGTAAGGTAAAGGTTGTTAGTGAAAGATATCATCATACAAGTAATGCTCAAGTTCCTACAACGACTGTTCGCATTCTGATCGCTTCCAATCCTTGTGATCGCTTGACTTGTTGGGTAGCAATAAAAAATGAGTTAAGAGCTTGTGATATATTCAGAAGAATGAAATACAGAGAAAAGAACTCTAAAAGAGGAAGTGTAGATATATTTTTAAAATAATGGATACTCAACCACTCTGCACCAAAAAATAATCATGATCCAATGAGTATTCCTGACACAAGTTGAAGAATGAGAGTATAGACAAAGATAGATTTGCTTTCATTATATTTTTTGTCAATAAGATAATGAGGGAGGTAGTACTGGAGTGCTTCAGTAAGTCCAAGATCATTATAAGCAGCTAAGATACTTATAATTCATAATACAGAATAAAATAATCCTATTTGTTCTACGCTTAACGTTCCAGCAATCATAATCTTGATGAGGTATCAGGTTGGAGCAATCAGGAATGCAAAAAAATACATCCAAAATCCATTACGCATCAGTTTTTTCTGGAGTAATTCGTCAGGGAAATGATCTTGAATTCAATCGGTTGAAAGCATGATGAAAGAGTGATTACAGAAGTGTCTTGATTCTATTACTTATTTTTTCTCTAATAGTTTGATTATTGGTAAGGGAGATAGCAGATATGTATGATTTTTGTGCATTAGACGTATCTCCTTGTTTATAATAATAGTCTCCAAGTATATAGTACATATACGACCTTGGAAATTCACTAATAATACCTTTAAGGTAAGTGTCTGAATAATTCGCTGTATTTGAACTTATGTCTTTTGCTATTTGTCATATATTACAGATAGTTTGATCAAGTCATTGGTTTTGACATCTTTCGATGTAGAGACTTAATAGTGTTGTATCTTGGAGCAGAATCTCATACGGTTGATCTGACATAAATGGCTCGAAAACTATAGTTTCCCAAGTCAACATCATATCTGAATTATTGATATCAGTATATCATAGTAATGCTTTCATTTGTTTAGCTACATTAAGCCAATCTTTGATAGCGATATAGGAAAGAATTTTATATCTGACGGCATCGCTGACTAACTTGTCTTGGGTAATTTGATTGAGATAGAGTACAGCATCAGTATATTTTCCTAGTCGATAAGAACATACTCATGCAAAAAATTGGTAGGTACTCACGTTCTTAGGATCTGTCTCTATGAGTTGAAGAAAATATGATTGTGCTTTGCTCCAATCGTGGAGTATCATATAACTATAGGCTAAGATCTGTTTAGGTAAGATATAATTGGGATATTCCACCAAAAGTTCTAGTGACAGTTGTTGAGCTACAAAAGGATATCCATATTGAAACATTCATAGAGCAATCAATCCATCACTATAGTAACTAGGAATATCATGCCCTTGTGTACTTTGATTAATTTTTTGACGAATATCTTTTACTAATGGTGCAAGATCAGATTGTTCATTGTCAGTATATTCAGGAAGATTATTGATAAAGGCTTCTTTATCTCATTGAAGGATCATAATGATCGCTTTATATCGTTGTGCATCTTTTGAGGAGAGAAGATTGTTGACACTAAGCTCATTGATCATATTACTGATAAGATTGAGATCTTGTGTTTGCTTATCAACGAGTTTGCTATTAAATAATATCCTCATGGTAAGATGTGGATTTATGCTCTTTATAGTTGTACTATCAAGTTCTTCAAATATTTCGTAAGCTCTTGTAAAATTGGATTCTTTGCTTAGTTGTGTAATAAGTGCAATAGCGATAGTAGAGTCTTTATTAACTTTATATTGATCTTCTAATTCTTTCGTACTTGTTCCTGAATTCATTATGGAATCTGTAGTAATGCTTGCTATGATATCATCAAAAGAGATGCTAGTAGACGCATTATTGTACGTTTCACCACTACCAAGTGTATTTTGAATAGCTTGTGTGATAGTTTCTTGTGTGAGTTGTTCAGAAGAGGATGATTGATTGCGTTTTCATATCCATTGTTTTACTGTGTTTGTCCAACCATACAACATCTGTGTTTGTTGTATTTCTTGCGGGTCAGAATATTGTTTTTGAAAATTTACTCAGCTAAAAAAACTAAGTACATATCAGCCTCGTAATAAGAGTACTCATAAACTCATAAAATATTTCGTTTGGTTTTTTATCATGTGATTATGTAGTGATATAAGTACCTATACAGAGTAGTGATTTCTTGCTACAAAATCAATTGTATCTTGATAGTGTAAATTGACTTTTGTTTGAATTTTTGATGATAATATATATAGTGTATTTTTAATCTCTTTGTATATGATGTCTAATATTTTCTGTCTGTGATCATTGAAGTGATCTCATCTGATCATAAATCAAGAAAAATATGCAGCACTGCTACAACAGCATCCTCATACACAAGATGGTTATATCCATATTGTGGGTGCTATTCTTACGGATGAAACTGGTCGTATCTATATGCATCACAATGCAAAACTTAACGAATTTCTTGTTCCATGATGAAAAGTAGAAATATGAGAGAGTTTCGAAGAAGCGCTTGTGAGAGAATGTAAAGAAGAACTCAATATTGATATTGAAGATATGACTCATCTCTCATCGGTAAAATATATAGCAGGATGAGTTCGTCGATGTTTTCATATGTTTCAAGTACATACCTATACTGGTATACCTATCAATAATGAAAAAAAATATGATCAGTATCGAGCAAAAAAAGTATTTTCTGATAACACATTTTGATTTGGGATACGTATTGATGGTACCATTACGGAAGATGAACAGGATATCATGCATACATTCTTAGATTTGTATCATATCTGGGTAGTTGCTCCTCATATTGAGAAAAGTATCTTACTTGAGGGTACGTATCTGCCATACGATGAGTCTCTTATTGATCGTTCGAAGCATTATTATCTTTGGTTTGATGAGGAGAAGCGGCAATATATTGTTCAATTGCATTGATAATATCAGATTTTAGCGCTAGTGCTTGTGTTGGATAAAGATTGTAAAAATTAGGTTTCTGATCTTTTCATAGAAGATAATTTACATAATGATGATTGTAATTATATATTTCTTGTTGATAATCGCGAAACGAAAATACTAATTGTTCTTTAGAATCTTTATACTTCATTGAAGTAATATCTATTGGTATATTCATATCTTCATCCAGATTATGTAACATAATATCGTATCAATGAGAAAGATCAACATACATTGATGGGAGTATGATTTGAAATTTTCTATATCTTATCATAATAATGTTATTATTCTGTGCTCATGTTCAAAAAAGATTTTCCATGAGTGATGCAAAGGATAGATTCTCAATATGATTATATAAAAGAGTATAGCCTATCATAGAAGCATGTTTTTTTAACTCTTCAGGTAAAAATACATATTTCTTTCAATGATTAGAATGAGGCTGTTGTGTATAGAGTGTATATTGATCTATAATCGTATCGGTTAGATTATTATTGAGTAGTAATTGATCTTGCTTGAGTTGTTTAAAGATTTCATTATTTTCAGGAGAAAAATTATAATGTTGAAAATAATCAAATTGTAATAAATTATAAATCAAATTTTGTACTTCATGGTTTCTAAATTTTTGTTGCATAGATTTTTTTCATTGCACAAGTGTTTGTAGTAATTTTTGAGCTATAGTATGTTCATTGATTCATGGTGTAGTGATGATATTATTTTCGTTTATATGCTCTTCATTATTTTTTCAATTCATATATTCTTTTCCTTTTGTTGTCTTTTTTATTGTGTCATTTTGTGAGTCAAGAGTGTCATGTATACTGTCTTGTATATTATGAGATATATTGTAATGTTTTTGACGTGATAGATGAGTTCATTGTCTTATTCATAAACTTGAGAGGTGTCTAAAAATTGCAGTTGATTTACTACCTTTTTCTCGAAATCATTTTTTTATGGATTTTGAAATGAGTTCTTTGGTTATAGTTATATCGTCTCTGTTGTTCATTTTACTGTTATAGCTATATTTATATAAAATGTCAATACTTTGTTGGGTATGAAAATATATCTAATTTCTTGCAAAAAATACTTTTCTGACTATACTTACAGTATTATTTTAGATCATGTTTGCTTGTATATGGCAAGATCACATCCAAACCATCCTCAATCTAATACAGAACAGTCACACCACTGAAAAAAAAATGGAATTGCCGATCTCTATACACATGAGATTGCGAACGCTTTTTCTAAACAGATGGAATCCAAGCATGATGATTATTTGTCGAGATCTAAAGAACAGATTGTGAAAGATTTTGAGCAGTTTGTAGAACAAGAATATGGTAATCATGTCTTACAGTCACTTAAAGATGGAAAGATAACGGGGAAGGCTCTGGACATAGAAATGAATCTTATAGCAGATAAGGGGTTTATGCTTTCTGATTTTCTGGATAGTAAAAAATGAGAAGTGATCCAGAATAATCTACGTCGTACGGTCAAAGAACAAGATGCTATGGAACACTGACTTTTGAGTCTTTATAACCAACGAAATACGCTTCCTCCGGCTACGAAAAGTAAACTGGTATTTGATGATTTTATCCATGCACAAGGATATAGAAAAATCACTAATCCATCATGAGATGTGACAGGTATCACACCAGGACATAATCCCAAATCCCATAATATCCAAACATTACAGACAGTGTGGAAAGAGTATGTACGTAGTGTGACGAGTGATAGTAATGAACGCCAGGATTATACTGCATTGTTAGATTTAGGTCATTTTGATTCTACGGAAAAAATCGTAGCTGTGAGTGCTGTCCGTGAACTGTATGAGAATATTCAGAGGAAGATGAAAGGACAACAGCGTCAGGATCTTCTTTCTTTAGCTGATAGTATTTTTGAAAAAAGTACAAACCCTATTCCATCAGATCTTACATGGACGACAATGGAGGGATTAGCTGTCGCTATGAGAGATTTCTTCCAACAAGCTGGATCAGTTGCAGATCAGGACCAATTACAATCATTACAAGATATGAGACTGAGTTTAAAATCTTGTGTAAAAACAGCAGAAGAAAATAAATTATTGGAGTGATGAAGTGCAGAAAGACAACTGTTTAACAAACAATATTCCGATGTTAATCGTCAGTTTCAAAATATGGCGAATAGTTTTGTACAGGCTGATTTGATTAACAATATCGATGAAATTGTCGAAACGGTAGATGAAGAAATCGATGAATATGCGAAAGTATTTGATATACCTGGAAATATGAATAAATTTTTTGAACAGTTTGGTAAACCGTCAGAACTTACCAATACGTATACTGATCCAGCTTATATCACACTGAAGAGAAGAGAGCATGATTTGAGAGAATTATTAGCCCAAGAAGGAATTTCAAAGTCAGATAAAGAATCCTATACTGCAGAATTGGTTGAGGTGAAGTGAAAAATCAATGCTCATAAAAATACTCATCAGGTATCTACTTGGGATGGATATTTTGATCATATTGCCCAACAAATCGATACAGCAC
It encodes:
- the asnS gene encoding Asparagine--tRNA ligase: MKTLISHITSSLVDTEITLSGWVQNIRSSGKVAFVELRDGSGYIQCVAEPQFLGESFDEFASLGQESSLSITGIISKHPKKDEYELQVRNFHIFGLAKDYPLGTKDDHGPEFLFDNRHLYLRSKSQVAIQRVRDTIIHATYDWMRDNGFTKIDAPIFTPNAAEGTTELYEVEHVNGETMYLSQTGQLYIEAAMYGVGRVFDFGPVFRAEKSKTRRHLNEFWMMDAEMPFVQQEENMQIQEDMLKYIITQVLEKNAKDLTLLGRDATPLQSIVDKPWIRMTHAQWVDDLIAKGFEVKQGDDVGSDIEMQYMEMVDTPIFVTHFPMGIKAFYTKEDPNMPGFALCSDLLAPEGCGEVVGSSTRDDDYDVLLQKIKDHGLDPATFDWYLDLRKYGTVPHAGFGYGLERLVRWFCGLHHIRETIPFPRYANRITP
- the hemN gene encoding Oxygen-independent coproporphyrinogen-III oxidase 1, with the protein product MLSLYIHIPFCYHKCGYCSFNVIPLTSLNQEPAPLITSYLDALHRQIDDFATKLGDQEIKTIYFGGGTPSIIGSQEMIKLIDHIGQVWKLDYLEELSIEINPDPVDDMLELIQTISKHYKNFPRVRFSIGIQSFDNEVLEESGRQYNFQACVDFLRKLTKVRMDHNIFNFDFIAFGKFNTTRKGDIQLRDPAKLDFFQNFVESEFADSFSLYTLELFEGSAWFNQQIANHNYEKAGFGLKKYGTDDDVYAEFELLKNIILDAGYQRYEISNYSRSGANSIHNRVYRAMDERLGLGTGATSHLKQENLARIIPDLLLTTQHGALHSGHISIVPDLKRFTAGTRIDEKKTELLSETDFLKEKFLMGMRTMDGVIIDEQARKEIYQAYLLQSSQTEILQTFTEHHLAPMTTLLVDNREEKIELYEEQGLCECNGVSLKLTDTGMDVYNSIITELME
- the pyrH gene encoding Uridylate kinase, producing MKRILLKLSGEAIKAQSATNYDPDFMDMLAQKIIGLTQQGLQVGIVVGGGNLYRGVQGTNIGITRATGDSMGMVGTIMNGLAIADFINQRGGRTRVLSAIEIPRVCDFFSRSAALHHFREGRVVICVAGTGNPYFSTDSGAVQRALEMECDMVIKATKVNGIYDSDPATNPGAKKYPHISHQKVIEDNLRIMDLTAVAMAKDNNMPMFVCKMEDIDRLADEDLSFGTVVKS
- a CDS encoding Tetratricopeptide repeat protein, encoding MIKNQTKYFMSLGVLLLRGGYVLSFFSGVNFQKQYSDPQEIQQTQMLYGWTNTVKQWIGKRNQSSSSEQLTQETITQAIQNTLGSGETYNNASTSISFDDIIASITTDSIMNSGTSTKELEDQYKVNKDSTIAIALITQLSKESNFTRAYEIFEELDSTTIKSINPHLTMRILFNSKLVDKQTQDLNLISNMINELSVNNLLSSKDAQRYKAIIMILQGDKEAFINNLPEYTDNEQSDLAPLVKDIRQKINQSTQGHDIPSYYSDGLIALGMFQYGYPFVAQQLSLELLVEYPNYILPKQILAYSYMILHDWSKAQSYFLQLIETDPKNVSTYQFFAGVCSYRLGKYTDAVLYLNQITQDKLVSDAVRYKILSYIAIKDWLNVAKQMKALLGYTDINNSDMMLTWETIVFEPFMSDQPYEILLQDTTLLSLYIERCQNQGLDQTICNIGQIAKDISSNTANYSDTYLKGIISEFPRSYMYYILGDYYYKQGDTSNAQKSYISAISLTNNQTIREKISNRIKTLL